A region from the Azospirillum thermophilum genome encodes:
- a CDS encoding ABC transporter permease gives MTRFLLSRLAQALVVLLLMSLAVTVLLALMPGDPVDMMLAGNPRATAADAARLRAFYGLDQPWWERYGHWLWAALHGDFGYSRSYAQPVLAVIGPRLANTLILLGLAMALSMAMALPLGIRAARKPGGWADGAINLLCFAGISVPVFWLALLMILLFAVELNWLPASGLGPIGASGWRETLPYLVLPVGTLVLSGVGGYTRYVRSAVMGELRQDYIRTARAKGVGERRVVWGHALRNAALPVVTVAALEFGALFSGALVIETMFAWPGMGKLIYDSILGNDLNVALVALLFATLTTLAGNLLADVAYAALDPRITFREPGE, from the coding sequence ATGACCCGCTTCCTGCTCTCCCGCCTCGCGCAGGCGCTGGTCGTCCTGCTGCTGATGAGCCTGGCGGTCACCGTCCTGCTGGCGCTGATGCCGGGCGATCCGGTGGACATGATGCTGGCCGGCAATCCGCGGGCCACCGCCGCCGACGCGGCGCGGCTGCGCGCCTTCTACGGGCTCGACCAGCCCTGGTGGGAGCGCTACGGCCACTGGCTGTGGGCGGCGCTGCACGGCGACTTCGGCTATTCGCGCAGCTATGCCCAGCCGGTGCTGGCGGTGATCGGGCCGCGGCTGGCCAACACGCTGATCCTGCTCGGCCTCGCCATGGCGCTGTCGATGGCGATGGCGCTGCCGCTCGGCATCCGGGCGGCGCGCAAGCCCGGAGGATGGGCGGACGGGGCGATCAACCTGCTGTGCTTCGCCGGCATCTCGGTTCCGGTCTTCTGGCTGGCGCTGCTGATGATCCTGCTGTTCGCGGTGGAGCTGAACTGGCTGCCCGCCTCCGGCCTCGGCCCGATCGGTGCCTCGGGCTGGCGGGAGACGCTGCCCTATCTGGTGTTGCCGGTCGGCACGCTGGTGCTGTCGGGCGTCGGCGGCTACACGCGCTATGTCCGCTCCGCCGTGATGGGCGAACTGCGGCAGGACTACATCCGCACCGCCCGCGCCAAGGGGGTGGGGGAGCGGCGGGTGGTCTGGGGCCATGCGCTGCGCAACGCGGCCCTGCCGGTGGTGACGGTGGCGGCGCTGGAGTTCGGCGCGCTGTTCTCCGGCGCGCTGGTGATCGAGACGATGTTCGCCTGGCCCGGCATGGGAAAGCTGATCTACGACAGCATCCTGGGCAACGACCTGAACGTCGCCCTGGTGGCGCTGCTGTTCGCCACCCTCACCACGCTGGCCGGCAACCTGCTGGCCGACGTCGCCTATGCCGCCCTCGATCCCCGCATCACCTTCCGGGAACCGGGCGAATGA
- a CDS encoding peptidase dimerization domain-containing protein, whose product MAAADHFEITVAGQGAHAAMPHARRRPGAGRRPHRHRRAEPDQPRHQPGRQRRRLSIEAGTAFNVIPDSAVLRGTVRTFSEETQARIREQFDRIVTNTAAAFGATAALDYRPGYPPTVNTEPEARVAAAVAARVVGEDNVVWAPPRPWRRRISATC is encoded by the coding sequence ATGGCCGCCGCCGACCATTTCGAGATCACGGTGGCCGGGCAGGGGGCGCATGCCGCCATGCCGCACGCGCGGCGTCGACCCGGTGCTGGTCGCCGCCCACATCGTCACCGCCGCGCAGAGCCTGATCAGCCGCGGCACCAACCCGGCCGACAGCGCCGTCGTCTCTCCATCGAGGCGGGCACGGCCTTCAACGTCATCCCCGACAGCGCCGTGCTGCGCGGCACCGTGCGCACCTTCTCGGAGGAGACGCAGGCCCGCATCCGCGAGCAGTTCGACCGCATCGTCACCAACACCGCCGCGGCCTTCGGCGCGACGGCGGCGCTCGACTACCGCCCCGGCTATCCGCCGACCGTCAACACCGAGCCGGAGGCGCGCGTCGCCGCCGCGGTGGCCGCCAGGGTGGTGGGGGAGGACAACGTGGTCTGGGCGCCGCCCCGACCATGGCGGCGGAGGATTTCGGCTACATGCTGA
- a CDS encoding ABC transporter permease gives MPPSIPASPSGNRANERASPLPAQPAGGGQRHAAAGPGGGLAVRPLVGAWLDADPTAVSLLDRFEPPSAAHPLGTDELGRDVLVRLLYGGQVSLFVGVAAAVACALIGTAVGLVSGYAGGRLDDLLMRLTDALIALPLLPLLIVLGAIDPTRLGLPADLVGSENASLLRIVALVALFGWTTVARLVRGATLSARRRDYARAAVALGASGRRIMLTHILPNVAGPAVVATTLTVGNTILLESVLSFLGLGIQPPLPSWGNMLTNAQELVSAAPLLAVWPGC, from the coding sequence ATGCCGCCCTCGATCCCCGCATCACCTTCCGGGAACCGGGCGAATGAGCGCGCTTCACCGCTTCCTGCGCAACCCGCTGGCGGTGGCCAGCGCCATGCTGCTGCTGGCCCTGGCGGCGGCCTCGCTGTCCGCCCGCTGGTCGGGGCGTGGCTGGACGCCGACCCCACCGCGGTCAGCCTGCTCGACCGGTTCGAGCCGCCCTCGGCCGCCCATCCGCTCGGCACCGACGAGCTGGGGCGCGACGTGCTGGTCCGGCTGCTCTATGGCGGACAGGTGTCGCTGTTCGTCGGGGTGGCGGCGGCGGTCGCCTGCGCGCTGATCGGCACGGCGGTCGGCCTCGTCTCCGGCTATGCCGGCGGACGCCTCGACGACCTGCTGATGCGGCTGACCGACGCGCTGATCGCCCTGCCGCTGCTGCCGCTGCTGATCGTGCTGGGCGCCATCGACCCGACACGGCTCGGCCTGCCGGCGGACCTCGTGGGATCGGAGAATGCCAGCCTGCTGCGCATCGTGGCGCTGGTGGCGCTGTTCGGCTGGACGACGGTGGCGCGGCTGGTGCGCGGCGCCACCCTGTCGGCGCGGCGGCGCGACTATGCCCGCGCCGCGGTGGCGCTGGGGGCGAGCGGCCGGCGGATCATGCTGACCCACATCCTGCCCAACGTCGCCGGGCCGGCGGTGGTGGCGACGACGCTGACGGTCGGCAACACCATCCTGCTGGAGTCGGTGCTGAGCTTCCTCGGCCTCGGCATCCAGCCGCCGCTGCCCTCCTGGGGCAACATGCTGACCAACGCGCAGGAGCTGGTGAGCGCCGCCCCGCTGCTGGCGGTGTGGCCGGGCTGCTGA
- a CDS encoding AbrB/MazE/SpoVT family DNA-binding domain-containing protein: protein MITSRLSGKARTTIPLAVRRALGLRGGDEIAYNIEVAASC, encoded by the coding sequence ATGATCACGAGCAGACTCTCCGGCAAAGCCCGAACAACCATTCCGTTGGCCGTCCGCCGTGCGCTCGGCCTGCGGGGCGGAGACGAGATCGCCTACAACATCGAGGTGGCCGCGTCGTGCTGA
- a CDS encoding protease complex subunit PrcB family protein, whose protein sequence is MAVAVFMGPRDTAGYAVSIDRAQVQGGDLVIGYREQVPGPAQVVALVRTSPYAVRLLPKTDGAPKFQREK, encoded by the coding sequence ATGGCGGTGGCGGTCTTCATGGGGCCGCGCGACACCGCCGGCTATGCCGTGTCGATCGACCGCGCGCAGGTCCAGGGCGGCGACCTCGTCATCGGCTACCGCGAGCAGGTTCCCGGCCCCGCCCAGGTCGTCGCCCTCGTCCGCACCAGCCCCTACGCCGTGCGCCTCCTGCCCAAGACGGACGGCGCGCCGAAGTTCCAGCGCGAAAAGTAG